From a single Apium graveolens cultivar Ventura chromosome 2, ASM990537v1, whole genome shotgun sequence genomic region:
- the LOC141706190 gene encoding putative fructokinase-7 isoform X3, producing MLIDFVPTVGGVSLAEADAFKKAPGGAPANVAVGISRLGGSSAFIGKIGEDEFGCMLADILKENKVDNSGIRFDPAARTALSFVTLRSDGEREFMFFRNPSADMLFRKSELDINLIQKQATIFHYGSISLIEEPCRSTHLYAMEVAKRSGCILSYDPNLRLALWPSADAARDGIMSIWDQADVIKVSEDEVSFLTGGDDPYDDNVVLRNLYHSNLKLLLVTEGSEGCRYYTKEFKGRVSGLKVKTVDTTGAGDAFVGAILNNLASDLNLYMDEKKLRAAILFANACGALTVTEKGAIPALPTKEAVNQILTKVAG from the exons ATGTTGATTGACTTTGTGCCCACAGTTGGCGGTGTTTCGCTTGCAGAAGCAGACGCCTTTAAGAAGGCCCCTGGCGGTGCTCCTGCTAATGTTGCTGTTGGTATATCCAGGCTCGGAGGTTCTTCTGCTTTTATAGGAAAG ATTGGGGAGGATGAATTTGGATGCATGTTGGCTGATATTTTGAAAGAGAACAAGGTTGATAATTCTGGCATACGATTTGACCCAGCTGCTAGGACAGCGCTGTCATTTGTTACCCTTAGGTCAGATGGCGAGCGAGAATTTATGTTTTTCCGTAATCCCAGTGCAGATATGCTTTTCCGCAAATCAGAACTTGATATAAATCTAATCCAGAAG CAGGCAACAATCTTTCACTATGGTTCAATAAGTTTGATTGAAGAACCATGTAGGTCTACTCATCTTTATGCAATGGAAGTTGCAAAAAGATCAGGTTGCATACTGTCTTATGACCCAAATTTGAGACTGGCTCTATGGCCATCAGCGGATGCTGCTCGGGACGGTATAATGAGCATTTGGGACCAAGCAGATGTCATCAAG GTAAGCGAGGACGAAGTTTCTTTCTTAACTGGAGGCGATGATCCTTATGATGATAACGTGGTTTTAAGAAATCTATACCACTCTAACCTAAAACTTCTATTAGTAACAGAAGGATCTGAGGGTTGCAGATACTATACCAAG GAATTCAAGGGTAGAGTTTCTGGTTTAAAAGTAAAGACTGTGGACACAACCGGTGCAGGTGATGCTTTTGTTGGTGCGATACTGAACAACTTAGCTTCTGACTTGAATTTGTACATG GACGAAAAAAAACTTAGAGCAGCTATTCTTTTTGCAAATGCATGCGGCGCCTTAACAGTAACAGAAAAAGGAGCAATTCCAGCCTTGCCCACAAAAGAGGCAGTCAATCAAATCTTAACGAAAGTTGCTGGATGA
- the LOC141706190 gene encoding putative fructokinase-7 isoform X1: MNIKVLVILYELVNYSSQFNSVLATMAENATLGHYNAVTVNSNRGQHEKSLVVCFGEMLIDFVPTVGGVSLAEADAFKKAPGGAPANVAVGISRLGGSSAFIGKIGEDEFGCMLADILKENKVDNSGIRFDPAARTALSFVTLRSDGEREFMFFRNPSADMLFRKSELDINLIQKQATIFHYGSISLIEEPCRSTHLYAMEVAKRSGCILSYDPNLRLALWPSADAARDGIMSIWDQADVIKVSEDEVSFLTGGDDPYDDNVVLRNLYHSNLKLLLVTEGSEGCRYYTKEFKGRVSGLKVKTVDTTGAGDAFVGAILNNLASDLNLYMDEKKLRAAILFANACGALTVTEKGAIPALPTKEAVNQILTKVAG, from the exons ATGAATATAAAAGTTCTGGTAATACTTTACGAATTAGTAAATTACAGTTCACAATTTAACTCTGTCCTTGCTACAATGGCAGAAAACGCCACTTTAG GTCACTATAATGCTGTAACTGTAAATTCCAACAGAGGACAACATGAAAAATCATTGGTAGTATGCTTTGGCGAGATGTTGATTGACTTTGTGCCCACAGTTGGCGGTGTTTCGCTTGCAGAAGCAGACGCCTTTAAGAAGGCCCCTGGCGGTGCTCCTGCTAATGTTGCTGTTGGTATATCCAGGCTCGGAGGTTCTTCTGCTTTTATAGGAAAG ATTGGGGAGGATGAATTTGGATGCATGTTGGCTGATATTTTGAAAGAGAACAAGGTTGATAATTCTGGCATACGATTTGACCCAGCTGCTAGGACAGCGCTGTCATTTGTTACCCTTAGGTCAGATGGCGAGCGAGAATTTATGTTTTTCCGTAATCCCAGTGCAGATATGCTTTTCCGCAAATCAGAACTTGATATAAATCTAATCCAGAAG CAGGCAACAATCTTTCACTATGGTTCAATAAGTTTGATTGAAGAACCATGTAGGTCTACTCATCTTTATGCAATGGAAGTTGCAAAAAGATCAGGTTGCATACTGTCTTATGACCCAAATTTGAGACTGGCTCTATGGCCATCAGCGGATGCTGCTCGGGACGGTATAATGAGCATTTGGGACCAAGCAGATGTCATCAAG GTAAGCGAGGACGAAGTTTCTTTCTTAACTGGAGGCGATGATCCTTATGATGATAACGTGGTTTTAAGAAATCTATACCACTCTAACCTAAAACTTCTATTAGTAACAGAAGGATCTGAGGGTTGCAGATACTATACCAAG GAATTCAAGGGTAGAGTTTCTGGTTTAAAAGTAAAGACTGTGGACACAACCGGTGCAGGTGATGCTTTTGTTGGTGCGATACTGAACAACTTAGCTTCTGACTTGAATTTGTACATG GACGAAAAAAAACTTAGAGCAGCTATTCTTTTTGCAAATGCATGCGGCGCCTTAACAGTAACAGAAAAAGGAGCAATTCCAGCCTTGCCCACAAAAGAGGCAGTCAATCAAATCTTAACGAAAGTTGCTGGATGA
- the LOC141706190 gene encoding putative fructokinase-7 isoform X2, translated as MNIKVLVILYELVNYSSQFNSVLATMAENATLGHYNAVTVNSNRGQHEKSLVVCFGEMLIDFVPTVGGVSLAEADAFKKAPGGAPANVAVGISRLGGSSAFIGKIGEDEFGCMLADILKENKVDNSGIRFDPAARTALSFVTLRSDGEREFMFFRNPSADMLFRKSELDINLIQKATIFHYGSISLIEEPCRSTHLYAMEVAKRSGCILSYDPNLRLALWPSADAARDGIMSIWDQADVIKVSEDEVSFLTGGDDPYDDNVVLRNLYHSNLKLLLVTEGSEGCRYYTKEFKGRVSGLKVKTVDTTGAGDAFVGAILNNLASDLNLYMDEKKLRAAILFANACGALTVTEKGAIPALPTKEAVNQILTKVAG; from the exons ATGAATATAAAAGTTCTGGTAATACTTTACGAATTAGTAAATTACAGTTCACAATTTAACTCTGTCCTTGCTACAATGGCAGAAAACGCCACTTTAG GTCACTATAATGCTGTAACTGTAAATTCCAACAGAGGACAACATGAAAAATCATTGGTAGTATGCTTTGGCGAGATGTTGATTGACTTTGTGCCCACAGTTGGCGGTGTTTCGCTTGCAGAAGCAGACGCCTTTAAGAAGGCCCCTGGCGGTGCTCCTGCTAATGTTGCTGTTGGTATATCCAGGCTCGGAGGTTCTTCTGCTTTTATAGGAAAG ATTGGGGAGGATGAATTTGGATGCATGTTGGCTGATATTTTGAAAGAGAACAAGGTTGATAATTCTGGCATACGATTTGACCCAGCTGCTAGGACAGCGCTGTCATTTGTTACCCTTAGGTCAGATGGCGAGCGAGAATTTATGTTTTTCCGTAATCCCAGTGCAGATATGCTTTTCCGCAAATCAGAACTTGATATAAATCTAATCCAGAAG GCAACAATCTTTCACTATGGTTCAATAAGTTTGATTGAAGAACCATGTAGGTCTACTCATCTTTATGCAATGGAAGTTGCAAAAAGATCAGGTTGCATACTGTCTTATGACCCAAATTTGAGACTGGCTCTATGGCCATCAGCGGATGCTGCTCGGGACGGTATAATGAGCATTTGGGACCAAGCAGATGTCATCAAG GTAAGCGAGGACGAAGTTTCTTTCTTAACTGGAGGCGATGATCCTTATGATGATAACGTGGTTTTAAGAAATCTATACCACTCTAACCTAAAACTTCTATTAGTAACAGAAGGATCTGAGGGTTGCAGATACTATACCAAG GAATTCAAGGGTAGAGTTTCTGGTTTAAAAGTAAAGACTGTGGACACAACCGGTGCAGGTGATGCTTTTGTTGGTGCGATACTGAACAACTTAGCTTCTGACTTGAATTTGTACATG GACGAAAAAAAACTTAGAGCAGCTATTCTTTTTGCAAATGCATGCGGCGCCTTAACAGTAACAGAAAAAGGAGCAATTCCAGCCTTGCCCACAAAAGAGGCAGTCAATCAAATCTTAACGAAAGTTGCTGGATGA